The genomic segment GCGATCACCGACGTCGTCGACTACGCGCGGGAGTCGACCGATGTGTCGATCAGGTTCATCGACGACCCCGCCTCCTCGCGAGGGTCGCGGCACTCGGTACGGGGGTCGTCGTCTCGCACCGACTGACGGTCTTGCGCTGAACCTAGCCGCGGAATGACTGGGGCCTAACAATCCGGTGAGCTCGGCCTCGCTGTCGGTCTCAGCCCGGCGGCTCGGCCACCGCCCGGATTTCGACCAGGGCGCCAGGCGTGATCAGCTCCGAGACCCCGATTGCCGACCAGGCCGGATAGGGCGGCTCGATCCAGCGGTCCTTGACCGCCAGGAACGGTTCGAGGTGTTCGCGCAGTCCGACGTGGTAGCTCGTGATCTCGACGAGATCGCCGATCGAGCAACCAGCGGGCTCGAGATAGGCGCGCAGATGCTCGAAGGCTTGATGGAACTGCGTGGCGGGATCCGGATCTACCCGGCCGTCGACGGAGGTTCCGGTGACCCCCGAGCAGAAGACAAGACCCCGCGCCTCGACGGTGTGCGTGAAGTGCCAATGGGCCTCGAAGCCTTCGAGTCCCTCTGGTACGTAGCGCTTCACCTCGGTGGCCCGACTCTGCGTCCGCGTGCGGTCATATCGCCGTTTTCTACCTGGTCTTTTCGCGGGGCGAGCCGTGCCACCGCGGACCCTCAGCGCGCTGACAGCGCGTATCGAGCGCCAACCCCTACCCCACCACCTCCATCACCCGCGCCGCCAGGCCGGCGTGCGAAGAGTCGTCGCGGGGAGCCTCTCCCGGACGCGGCATTCCAAAGCAAAGCGCGAAGCTGCGAGCGAGCTTGGCCACGTAGGCGGCGCGCATCGGCGCGCTCATCTCGGCGACCTCTTCCGGGCTCGGGCTGAACTCGTCTCCGTAGAGCTCCTCGCCCTCGGTGTCCCAGAGCTCGATCGAGCCGCTCGACGTCGCCTCGAGCAGCCGGCGAAGCAGCTCGGTCAGATCGTCGCGATCGTTGATCATGTCGCCGGTCGGCAGCTTCGAGGCGAGCTCGATCAGCTGCGGGGCCCACTCGGGGGCGTCGGTGATGGTCGTCTTCATGGAGGGGTCCTTTCTTCGTGTTCTTCCCTCTCGAAGGACGCTACGGCACGGTTTGGCTCCGGGGTCGGTTTGGACCGAGGGAATCTGCGAACTCGTGCATGTCGGCGATCCTGCGCGACAGTCGCGTTGGCCGAACGCCTCGAAAACGGCTCTGCCAAGGCTCCTCCCGCGCGATGGTTGCGCGATAGTCCGACACCGCATGGATAAGCCATCTGGGGTTCTCGCACCCAACGGCGGATGGCTGCGGAGATGTTCGACACCCGCTTGAGCAAGCGGTTTGTGCGGCCTAGAAGGAACGCGCCCGATTGGATTCGAACCAATGACCTTCGGTTTCGTAGACCGACGCTCTATCCAACTGAGCTACGGGCGCGTGCCGGGGTCTCGGAAGACCTCGGGCGGAGGATCGTAGCGACGGCCGGAGGCCGTGAGCCCTGAGGCCGCACTGAGGCGCCCCGGCTAGCCTGCCGTGCCGTGAGCCGCCGGACGAGAAGACCGTTCGCCGCGGCGCTCTGCCTCGCGCTCCTGGCGTTGACGGGCTGCGATCCCTCGAATGCCGAGGACGACCGGGTTCGGGATGCAATTCGCTCCACCCTCGCCAGCCTCGAGTCGGGCGACGCGGCTGACTTCTGCGCTCGTCTCGCCGACGCCGAAGCCGAGGAGCGCTTCGCCGAGGAGCACGGCGGGCCCTGCGACGAGGACACCGTGAGCGAGCTGCTCGCCGAGCACACGCCCGAGCAGCGCGCGGCTCTGCTCGACCCTCAGATCGCGGTGATCAAGATCGACGAGGACACCGCGGGCTCGACCGTCAACGGCGATTACTTGTCGATGCGCGAGGTCGACGGTGAGTGGGGCCTCGCCAGCTACGAGACCCCGGCGACCCGCGAATCGATCCGCGAGGACGCCGGACTCGAGCCCTAGCGACGGCTCTCGGCCCAGTCGGCCGGGATGCGGACCGCCAGCGACAGGCGCCGCCAGCGCGGTAGCGAGGCGATCAGCTCACGGGCTGCCGCCTCGACCTCGGGGCTCTCGGTCGGGCGCGGTCTGCGCACGTCGGTACGGCGCCGGCCCTCGGGCGGAACCTCGGCGCCGCTGACACGGTCGGCGATGAAGTTGGCGACTGGAAGCACGACGTCCTCTCGTGTTGCGGGCTGCTGACCTGTAAAGACCCTATACCGGTCATATGACCTGTCAAGCCTTTTTGCCGGTCATGTGGCTAACATCACCCCATGGACGTCGCCGAGCTCAACCGGCAGGTCGAGTACAAGCAGGCTCCGGCGCCTCTGCTCGCGGTCCAGGCGCTGCTCAACACCTACGACTTCTCGGAGGACGAGGAGGTGCTGCTGAGCCCGGAGTCGACGGCCGAGTGGCTACTGCGCTCCGATCTGGCCGCGGGCGACGCCACCGTTGATGCCGACGATCACCGCGCGCTCGTCGAGCTTCGGACCGCGCTGCGCGCGGTCGCCGAATCGCACCTGTCCGGCGAGCTCGACGCCACCGCCGAGTCCACCCTCGCCGAGCTCGCCGCACGACATCCGGTACGACTGCGAGCCACGGGCGACGGCGGGGTCGGCCTCGACCTCGAGCCGGTCGAAAACGTCGATGGGCTCATCTCGCAGATGCTCGGGATCGTGTTCGAATCGCAGCGTGCCGACACTTGGAGCCGGCTGAAGATCTGCGGCGCCGACGACTGCCGCTGGGCGTTCTACGACGCGTCGAAGAACCGCGGTGGGCACTGGTGCCGGATGGACCTGTGCGGTAACCGGGCGAAGAACCGGACCTACCGCGAGCGCGGCACGGGGAGCTCCAGCGAGGGCTAGAGCGCTGCGGCGATGCCGCGGCCGGCAGCGCGGCCCGAGAACAGGCAGCCGCCGAGGAACGTGCCCTCGAGTGAGCGGTAGCCGTGAACCCCGCCGCCGCCGAAGCCGGACACCTCGCCCGCGGCGAACAGACCGGGCAGCGACTCACCGGCCGGCGTCTGGACCTGCCCCGAGAGGTCGGTCTCGAGCCCACCGAGCGTCTTACGAGTGAGGATCGAGAGCCGCACCGCGATCAGCGGGCCGGCTTCGGGGTCGAGCAGGCGGTGCGGCGCGGCTATTCGCGTGAAGCGGTCGGCCTTGTAGCGGCGGGCGCCGTGGATCGCCGTGACCTGGAGGTCCTTCGTATATGGGTTGTCCATCTCGCGATCGCGGGCGACGACCTCACGCTCGACGGAGTCGAAGTCGACGAGCGGCTCGCCGATCAGCCGGTTCATCCCGTCCACGAGCGAGCGCAGGTCGCGCTCGACGACGAAGTCGACCCCGTCTCGCTTGAACGCCTCGACCGGTCCGGGAGCGCCGCCGCCGACGCGTGTCTTCAGCAGCTCGCGGACGCTCTTCGAGGTGATGTCCGGGTTCTGCTCGGACCCCGACAGCGCGAACTCGCGCTCGATGATCTTCTGGGTGAGGACGAACCACGTGTGGTCGTGGCCCGTGGTCACGATGTGCTCGAGCGTCCCGAGCGTGTCGAATCCGGGGAACAGCGGCACCGGCAGTCGCTTCCCGGTCGCGTCGAGCCACAGCGACGAGGGACCGGGAATGATCCGGATGCCGTGCATCGGCCAGATCGGGTCCCAGTTCTCGAGCCCCTCGACGTAGTGCCACATCCGGTCCGGGTTGATCAGGTTGGCGCCGGCGGCGCGGCTGATCTCGAGCATCCGCCCGTCGACGTGGTGCGGAACGCCGGAGATCATCCGCTTCGGCGGTGAGCCCATCCGCTCCGGCCAGGCCTGGCGGACGAGATCGTGGTTGCCACCGATGCCGCCCGAGCTGACGAGCACGGCTCCGGCCGAGAGCTCGAAGTCGCCGATCTCCTCGCGTGAGCTCTCGGCCCCGCGGACCACCGAGCTCGGCGCCAGGACCCGCCCGCGCACGCCGGTCACGGCGCCATCGGAGACGACGAGCTCGTCGACGCGGTGGCGGAGCTTCAACGTGACCAGACCGCGCTCGATCCCCTGGCGCATCGCCTTGACGAACGGCTCGAGCAACCCCGGACCCGTCCCCCAGGTGACGTGGAAGCGCGGCACCGAGTTGCCATGGCCGGTGGCGAGGTAGCCGCCGCGCTCGGCCCAACCCGGGTTCGGAAGGAACTTGACCCCGAGCTGCTCGAGCCACGCACGCTTCTCGCCCGAGGCGAAGTCGACGTAGGCCTCTGCCCAGCGGCGCGGCCACTCATCCTCCGGCCGGTCGAACCCGGCGGAGCCGAGCCAGTCCTGCCAGGCGAGCTCGCGCGAGTCGCGGATCCGGAAGCGCCGCTGCTCGGGCGTGTCGACCATGAACAGACCGCCGAAAGACCAGAACGCCTGGCCGCCGATCGAGGCCTCGGTCTCCTGGTCGACGAGCAGGACCCGCCGCCCGGCGGCCACCAGCTCAGCGGTCGCGACGAGGCCGGAGAGCCCGGCGCCGACGACGATCGCGTCGGCGTGCTTGTCAGACGACCCAGAGATCGCGGCGAAGCCTCTCAGACGCTGCTCGCCATCGGGTGCCCGCCGAGGTGTCAGCGGCGATCACCGAGGGAGGCCACGCTCGTCGTATCCGAGGATCTCTCCGTCCGGGCGCGGGTCGAGCGTCGCCCGGGCCCGTCCCCTCGTGATGATCTCGCCGAGCCCGGGCGGGGCGGCGCGGGCGCCTGCGCGGAGCGTGGCGAGGCGGGCTTCGATGGCCTCCCGAACCGCGGCGGCGATCGGCTGCTGCGAAAGCCGCGCCAGCTCGCGAGCGAGCCTGTCGGTCTCAGGATCTTTGATGTTCAGTGCCACGTCTGCGAGACCTATAGGAAGGAGCTTCCACGGGTTCACATCGTGACGCAGGCGCGGCCGCCGGGCTACATCTGCTTCGCGCCTTGCTTGATCGCCTCGCGGATCCGCGGATAGGTGCCGCAGCGGCAGATGTTGCGGATCTCGTCGACGTCGGCGTCCGTGATCGTCGTGCGGCCCTCCTTGCGGCGGATCTCGTTGACCTTCGAGACCGCCTGCATGATCTGGCCGGGCTGGCAGTAGCCGCACTGGACGACATCGAGGTCGAGCCAAGCGCGTTGCATCGGGTGGAGCTCCTTGCCGACCGTCTTCGGCAGCCCCTCGATCGTCGTGATCTCGTCCGAGCGCTTGATCTTCGAGACGGGGACGGAGCAAGGGTTGAACGCCTTGCCGTTGATGTGGCAGGTGCAGGCCTTGCAGACGTTGATCCCGCAGCCGTACTTCGGGCCCCTGACCCCGAGCAGGTCGCGGATCACCCAGAGCAGCCGCACGTCGTCGTCGCAGCTGACGCTGACGCGCTTGCCGTTGAGCTTGAAGCTGTGTCGTGGCATCGGTTCTCTCCTTGCTCTCGGCTACTTCGGTGCGTTTCGGTACTTGAGCCCGTTGCGCGGGGACTCCGGGATCGGCGGTTCGTAGGGGTAGGGGTCGAAGCTGAGCTCGGACTGGTTGACCGGGAACTCGCGCACCTTGCGCCCGGTCGCGCGCTGTAGCGCCGAGGCGGTCGCGGCCATCGACGCCGCGACCCCGAACTCGCCGGCGCCGCCCGGTTGATCGCCCGTCGGCGGCATCACGATGACCTCGACCTTCGGCGGCGAGTTCCACTGCCGCGTGTAGAAGGCGTTGTCCCAGCTCGCCTCGAGGAAGTTGCCGTCCTTGAGGTGCAGGCCGTAGGTCAGGACCTGGCCGATCCCGTCCATGATCCCGCCCATCATCTGCGCCTTCAGCCCGAGCGGGTTGATCGGCAACCCGACGTCGACCACGAACGTCGCCTTCGTGACCCGCGGTCCCGTCACCGCGCCCTTGATCTTGCGGTTCACGGTCCCCGGCCGGGCGTCGATCTCGACGACGCAGGCGCAGAAGCCCTTGTACTCGCGGTGCAGGCCGACCCCCTGCGCGGTCCCGCGCGGCATCCGCTTGCCCCAGTTCGAAGCGCGCTTGAGCTTCTTCAGCACCGCGCTCATGCGCTCGTCGCGGACGAACTCCTGGCGGAAGTCGAACGGGTCCTTGCCCATCTTCTTCGCGACCTGGTCGGCGACGAGCTCGATCGACGTCCGCATCTCGGGGCTGTAGATGTTGCGGACGCTCGAGGTGTTGAAGGTGTTGTACTCGTAGATCTCGTTGAGCTCCTGCGTGACGACCCCGAAGTCGTAGGGGACGCTCGCGGTGAGCCGGAAGACCGTCTGCGAGTACTGGAGGAAGTTCTGGCCGGGCGGCACCGCCCCCGTGGCGGTGAGCGCGTCGCCGAGACCCTGCGTGAAGTCGGTCGCGACGCTCGTGTGGCGCTGGTCGAGCGCGACGACGTTGTCGCCGTTGTGGACGGTGCGAACCCGTGTGATCGCCATCGGATGGCAGCGGCCCTGCCGCGGCCCGTCGGCGCGGTGCCACATCAGCTTCACCGGCTTGCCGAACTGGCGCGAGACCTCGGCCGCCTCGAATGCGGCGTCGCAGAACAGGTGGCGGCCGAACGACCCGCCGCCCTCGGTCACGTGGACGTCGACCGCCGTCGGCGAGAGTCCCAGGTTGACCGCGATCCGCTCCTTGGCCCAGATCGGCGACTTGAGCGCCGACCAGATCTCCGCGCGGTCCTCGCGGACGTCGGCGACGGCGCAGTTGGTCTCGAGCGGGTCGCCGGGGCGGAAGTGAAAGAGAAAGCGCTCCTCGGTCAGCTCGCCGGGCAGCGCCGGCGTCATCGGCAGCTCGGCGTCCTCGAGGTCGGACTCGATCGACTCGATGGTCTTGTCGGCGGCCGGACCGTCCTCCCAGGTCACCTTCATCGCACCGATCGCGGCCATGCACTGCCCGAAGGTCCGCGCCCTGACCGCGACCCCGCCGGGCACGTTGCCGCCGATCTGAGCCGTGGTGTTGGGGATGATCTTGACGTCGATGACACCCGGCATCGCCTTGATCCGCGCCTCGTTGTCGAGCGAGACGGCGTTGCCGTTGATCGTCGGCGGCCGGCAGAGCATCGTCGGAAGCGCGCCGGGGATCTCGAGGTCCATCGCGAAGACCTTGCGCCCGGTGACCGCGTCGCGGGCATCGATCCGGCGCTGGTCGCGGCCGATGTAGGTGCGCTCGGCGGCGGCGGCGAACTCGACCTCGGCATCGGAGACGCGCGACTCCGAGACCGCGGCGAGGCTCGTCAACTCGCCGTAGCCGGCGCTGCGGCCGTCCGGTGCGGTGATCGTGCCGTCGGAGATGACGAGCTGCGAGCGCTCGGCGCCGAGCTGCTCCGCGGCGGCCGAGGCGAGCTGCGCCTTCGCCAGCGCACAGGCGGTGCGCAGCGGCTCGTAGAGCTCGAAGATCGTGACGGAGCCACCGGTGAGCTGGTTGAAGTTGAGCTCGGGGCGGGCGTCGGCGAGCGTGACGTCGACCTTGCCGATGTTCACGTCGAGCTCGTCGGCGATGATCTGCGCGCACGCGGTGGTGATCCCCTGACCGTTCTCGGAGCGCGGGAGGTCGAAGACGATGCGACCGTTCGGGCGCACCTCGACCGCGATCAGATTGGCCGTCGGGCGGGTCGAATCGCGCAGCAGATCCGAGAGGTCGTAGTTGTCGACGGGCTGGACGGTGGGGATTGCCGCCTTCGCCGTCGATGGGCTGACCGACCGGGCGCCCGCGATCAGGAACGGGGCGGCGATGAGATAGCCGACGGCGCGTCGCCGCGTCATTCCCGCGCGGCCGTCGTCCTCCTCCGGACCGTCGAGATCGGTCGCGTCGTCGCGGACGTCAGTCATCTTCAGCCTCCACCGTCGGTCTTTCCCCCGAAGCGGCCTTGGCGACGAGCCTCACGCCTCCCCGCGCGACACTGCCCAGACACACTGTCTGCGCGGCAGCCTACCCTCGGCGGCGCGCAACCGAGCCGCTTAGGTGCCGCCTAGGCAGGCCGAAGCGCGCGGGAATCAGGCCGAGAGCAGCGCGTCGACCTCGAGCGTGACCCCGTCGGCGAGGGCGTCGAGGTCGGCGACGATCGCCGGATCGGCGCAGAAGCCGAAGAAGAGCTCGTTGGCGCACGAGATGACCGAGACGCGGAGCGCGTGATGCTCCCCGATCTCCGCGATCGAGTGCAGCGCCCGGACGGGCGCCCCGTCGAGCGCGACCGGCCGCTTGGGCCCCGGGACGTTCGACACGTTGAGCGCGAAGCGGCGCGGGCTCTCCTCGACGCGCGAGCAGAAGTCGGCGAGGTGAGGCGAGATCCGCGCCAGGCCGCGCGTCAGCTCGTCGAGCTCCTCGGCGTCGTGGTCGTGCTTTCGCTCCGAGGTCGCCATGTGGACGTCCCACAACCGGGTGACCGGGTCGGGCTCGTTGAGCGGCAGCGGTACGGAGAAGAACGAGTCGCGGTTGGCGACCTGGTCGCCCTCGTGGTGAAGGCTGACCGGGACCTTGACCCGAATCTGTCCGAGGTCGCCGTGATGGGCGCGCATCCAGCGGCCGAGAGCGCCGGCGAGGACCGACAGCACGGCGTCGTTCAGCGTCGCGTCGGCTCGCGCGCGGGCGACGTCGTGGAGCTGTTGCAGCGGCGCGACGGCGAAAGCGATCCGGCGCTGGCGACCGACCTCGCCGTCGAACGGCGACCCATCGCGCGAGCGCGCGAACTCGCGTCGCAGGACGCCGAGCAGATGGCGCCGGCGGCGCTCGTCGTCGAGCGCGGCCCGGGCACGGGCGTGCTCGACGGGACCGAGTGGGCCGACGGGGTCCCAGAGCAGCTCGCGGGCGAAGCGCGTCGATGCGGTGCCGTCGGCGAGCGCGTGATGGATCCGCCAGACGAGGACGCGGCCTCCGTCGTCGAGCTCGACGACGTCCATCCGCCACAGCGGCCGGTCGCGCGGGAGACGTTCGGCGAACAGTCCGGCGACGATCGCGGGCAGGTCGCGACGGGCGACCGGCCCGCCGACATCGGCGGGGCCGAGGTGGTCGGAGAGCTCGAACGAAGTCGCGTCCACCCAGCGTGGCTCGGCCGTCGAATCGTCGAGGACGCGGGTCAGCTCGGGCACGCGGTCGATCCGTCCGGCGATCAGCTCGCCGAGCCGCTCGAGGTCCGGCGCTCCCGGACCGACCCCGATGATCTTCGCCGTGTGACCCGCGATCGTCTCGGACTCGAGGGTCAGGATCGCTCGGTCCTCGCGGCTCAATGGCGTCGGTTGCACCCACCGATCATCCCGGTCGAGGGCGGGAAATGAAAGCTCGAGTCCGCCGCGCCGCTGCGTAGCGTGAGCTCCGATGTCCGCGCGGACCGCAACCGAACAGCTCGCCGCGAAGCGCAGCTCCGCCGCCGGCGTCCTCGAC from the Thermoleophilia bacterium SCSIO 60948 genome contains:
- a CDS encoding RidA family protein is translated as MKRYVPEGLEGFEAHWHFTHTVEARGLVFCSGVTGTSVDGRVDPDPATQFHQAFEHLRAYLEPAGCSIGDLVEITSYHVGLREHLEPFLAVKDRWIEPPYPAWSAIGVSELITPGALVEIRAVAEPPG
- a CDS encoding CGNR zinc finger domain-containing protein codes for the protein MDVAELNRQVEYKQAPAPLLAVQALLNTYDFSEDEEVLLSPESTAEWLLRSDLAAGDATVDADDHRALVELRTALRAVAESHLSGELDATAESTLAELAARHPVRLRATGDGGVGLDLEPVENVDGLISQMLGIVFESQRADTWSRLKICGADDCRWAFYDASKNRGGHWCRMDLCGNRAKNRTYRERGTGSSSEG
- a CDS encoding FAD-binding dehydrogenase, which translates into the protein MSGSSDKHADAIVVGAGLSGLVATAELVAAGRRVLLVDQETEASIGGQAFWSFGGLFMVDTPEQRRFRIRDSRELAWQDWLGSAGFDRPEDEWPRRWAEAYVDFASGEKRAWLEQLGVKFLPNPGWAERGGYLATGHGNSVPRFHVTWGTGPGLLEPFVKAMRQGIERGLVTLKLRHRVDELVVSDGAVTGVRGRVLAPSSVVRGAESSREEIGDFELSAGAVLVSSGGIGGNHDLVRQAWPERMGSPPKRMISGVPHHVDGRMLEISRAAGANLINPDRMWHYVEGLENWDPIWPMHGIRIIPGPSSLWLDATGKRLPVPLFPGFDTLGTLEHIVTTGHDHTWFVLTQKIIEREFALSGSEQNPDITSKSVRELLKTRVGGGAPGPVEAFKRDGVDFVVERDLRSLVDGMNRLIGEPLVDFDSVEREVVARDREMDNPYTKDLQVTAIHGARRYKADRFTRIAAPHRLLDPEAGPLIAVRLSILTRKTLGGLETDLSGQVQTPAGESLPGLFAAGEVSGFGGGGVHGYRSLEGTFLGGCLFSGRAAGRGIAAAL
- a CDS encoding type II toxin-antitoxin system VapB family antitoxin: MALNIKDPETDRLARELARLSQQPIAAAVREAIEARLATLRAGARAAPPGLGEIITRGRARATLDPRPDGEILGYDERGLPR
- a CDS encoding (2Fe-2S)-binding protein, whose product is MPRHSFKLNGKRVSVSCDDDVRLLWVIRDLLGVRGPKYGCGINVCKACTCHINGKAFNPCSVPVSKIKRSDEITTIEGLPKTVGKELHPMQRAWLDLDVVQCGYCQPGQIMQAVSKVNEIRRKEGRTTITDADVDEIRNICRCGTYPRIREAIKQGAKQM
- a CDS encoding xanthine dehydrogenase family protein molybdopterin-binding subunit is translated as MTDVRDDATDLDGPEEDDGRAGMTRRRAVGYLIAAPFLIAGARSVSPSTAKAAIPTVQPVDNYDLSDLLRDSTRPTANLIAVEVRPNGRIVFDLPRSENGQGITTACAQIIADELDVNIGKVDVTLADARPELNFNQLTGGSVTIFELYEPLRTACALAKAQLASAAAEQLGAERSQLVISDGTITAPDGRSAGYGELTSLAAVSESRVSDAEVEFAAAAERTYIGRDQRRIDARDAVTGRKVFAMDLEIPGALPTMLCRPPTINGNAVSLDNEARIKAMPGVIDVKIIPNTTAQIGGNVPGGVAVRARTFGQCMAAIGAMKVTWEDGPAADKTIESIESDLEDAELPMTPALPGELTEERFLFHFRPGDPLETNCAVADVREDRAEIWSALKSPIWAKERIAVNLGLSPTAVDVHVTEGGGSFGRHLFCDAAFEAAEVSRQFGKPVKLMWHRADGPRQGRCHPMAITRVRTVHNGDNVVALDQRHTSVATDFTQGLGDALTATGAVPPGQNFLQYSQTVFRLTASVPYDFGVVTQELNEIYEYNTFNTSSVRNIYSPEMRTSIELVADQVAKKMGKDPFDFRQEFVRDERMSAVLKKLKRASNWGKRMPRGTAQGVGLHREYKGFCACVVEIDARPGTVNRKIKGAVTGPRVTKATFVVDVGLPINPLGLKAQMMGGIMDGIGQVLTYGLHLKDGNFLEASWDNAFYTRQWNSPPKVEVIVMPPTGDQPGGAGEFGVAASMAATASALQRATGRKVREFPVNQSELSFDPYPYEPPIPESPRNGLKYRNAPK
- a CDS encoding DUF1298 domain-containing protein; the encoded protein is MQPTPLSREDRAILTLESETIAGHTAKIIGVGPGAPDLERLGELIAGRIDRVPELTRVLDDSTAEPRWVDATSFELSDHLGPADVGGPVARRDLPAIVAGLFAERLPRDRPLWRMDVVELDDGGRVLVWRIHHALADGTASTRFARELLWDPVGPLGPVEHARARAALDDERRRRHLLGVLRREFARSRDGSPFDGEVGRQRRIAFAVAPLQQLHDVARARADATLNDAVLSVLAGALGRWMRAHHGDLGQIRVKVPVSLHHEGDQVANRDSFFSVPLPLNEPDPVTRLWDVHMATSERKHDHDAEELDELTRGLARISPHLADFCSRVEESPRRFALNVSNVPGPKRPVALDGAPVRALHSIAEIGEHHALRVSVISCANELFFGFCADPAIVADLDALADGVTLEVDALLSA